From Streptomyces sp. Edi4, one genomic window encodes:
- a CDS encoding PadR family transcriptional regulator: protein MRSHGHGQQGPGHRGRGDFEGRRAAFGPFGPGFGGGPWGGGPFGPGRGGRGGPRGRARRGDVRASILALLKDRPMHGYEMIQEIGERSGGAWKPSPGSVYPTLQLLEDEGLITSRSEGGKKLFTLTDTGRTEAESGADAPWEDAGRGVDWEAMHEIRQAGFGLMEAFGQVWKTGSAGQREKALAVINDARKRLYLILADED, encoded by the coding sequence ATGCGTTCACATGGACACGGACAGCAAGGGCCCGGCCATCGCGGTCGGGGTGACTTCGAGGGCCGGCGCGCCGCCTTCGGGCCCTTCGGTCCCGGCTTCGGCGGGGGGCCGTGGGGTGGCGGGCCGTTCGGGCCCGGCCGTGGCGGCCGGGGCGGGCCCCGGGGCAGGGCGCGGCGCGGCGACGTCCGCGCGTCGATCCTGGCTCTCCTCAAGGACCGGCCGATGCACGGCTACGAGATGATCCAGGAGATCGGCGAGCGCAGCGGCGGGGCCTGGAAGCCCAGCCCGGGCTCGGTCTACCCCACGCTCCAGCTCCTGGAGGACGAGGGCCTGATCACCAGCCGGAGCGAGGGCGGCAAGAAGCTGTTCACGCTCACCGACACCGGGCGGACCGAGGCCGAATCGGGGGCGGACGCACCCTGGGAGGACGCCGGGCGCGGAGTCGACTGGGAGGCCATGCACGAGATCCGGCAGGCCGGCTTCGGTCTGATGGAGGCGTTCGGTCAAGTCTGGAAGACGGGCTCGGCCGGTCAGCGCGAGAAGGCGCTCGCCGTCATCAACGACGCCCGCAAGAGGCTCTACCTGATCCTGGCCGACGAGGACTGA
- a CDS encoding pyridoxamine 5'-phosphate oxidase family protein: protein MADSPTTAPYASTDRTVPARYRDRTSYDRALVHGILDEAYVCHLGFVRDGAPVVLPTLFGRVGERLYIHGSTGSRPLRAAGQAGPGLEVCLTVTHVDGLVLARSAMHHSINFRSVVVHGTAHEVTDPQERLTALNALVDHVVPGRSSDTRPPNAKELAATAVIRLDLNEVSAKVRAGGPNDDAEDLGLPYWAGVLPFAPAYGAPVPADGLDPAVAVPGYLTAR from the coding sequence ATGGCGGACAGCCCGACCACAGCGCCCTACGCGTCCACGGACCGCACCGTACCGGCCCGCTACCGGGACCGGACCTCCTACGACCGCGCCCTCGTGCACGGCATCCTCGACGAGGCGTACGTCTGCCACCTGGGGTTCGTCCGTGACGGCGCGCCCGTCGTACTGCCCACGCTCTTCGGCCGGGTCGGGGAACGGCTCTACATACACGGCTCCACCGGCTCGCGCCCGCTGCGCGCGGCGGGCCAGGCCGGCCCCGGCCTGGAGGTCTGCCTGACGGTCACGCATGTCGACGGGCTGGTACTCGCCCGGTCCGCCATGCACCACTCGATCAACTTCCGCTCGGTCGTGGTGCATGGCACCGCCCACGAGGTCACCGACCCGCAGGAACGGCTGACCGCGCTCAACGCGCTGGTGGACCACGTCGTGCCGGGGCGCTCGAGCGACACGCGCCCGCCGAACGCGAAGGAACTGGCCGCGACGGCGGTGATCAGGCTCGACCTGAACGAGGTCTCGGCCAAGGTGCGCGCCGGCGGCCCGAACGACGACGCCGAGGACCTGGGGCTGCCGTACTGGGCCGGAGTGCTGCCGTTCGCCCCGGCCTACGGCGCGCCCGTCCCGGCGGACGGCCTCGACCCCGCGGTGGCCGTGCCCGGTTACCTCACCGCGCGCTGA
- a CDS encoding barstar family protein — protein MRVVIDGALVESPADLHQVLAGPLDFGPYYGRNLDALWDRLSRDVERPVEIVWENAEVSRGRMGDEAFEAIASVLVRAAEEDEPNAPDERLTVRFT, from the coding sequence TTGCGGGTCGTCATTGACGGGGCACTCGTCGAAAGCCCGGCGGACCTGCACCAGGTTCTTGCTGGGCCTCTGGACTTCGGTCCGTACTACGGGCGCAACCTGGACGCCCTTTGGGACCGGCTGAGCAGGGACGTCGAGCGCCCGGTCGAGATCGTCTGGGAGAACGCCGAAGTCAGCCGTGGCCGGATGGGCGATGAAGCGTTCGAGGCGATCGCATCCGTCCTGGTCCGAGCTGCCGAGGAAGACGAGCCGAACGCGCCGGACGAGAGGCTGACCGTGCGTTTCACCTGA
- a CDS encoding SRPBCC family protein encodes MAQVSAEARIDAPAEKVWAQLTDFSSYGEWNATHTSFPTGGPERLELGATYMENMKLMGFPAEVAWTVDAFEPGRVFGVQGKGPMGVNVTNRYSVVPDGAATTVRIDGEFTGAAVSLMAGKLKDSATAALTESLRRLAGLCA; translated from the coding sequence ATGGCCCAGGTCAGCGCGGAGGCACGTATCGACGCTCCGGCCGAGAAGGTGTGGGCGCAGCTCACGGACTTCTCCTCGTACGGAGAGTGGAACGCCACGCACACCAGCTTCCCCACCGGCGGCCCCGAACGGCTGGAGCTCGGCGCGACCTACATGGAGAACATGAAGCTGATGGGCTTTCCCGCCGAGGTGGCGTGGACGGTGGACGCGTTCGAGCCGGGCCGGGTGTTCGGCGTCCAGGGCAAGGGCCCGATGGGCGTGAACGTCACCAACCGGTACTCCGTCGTCCCGGACGGCGCGGCCACCACGGTGCGCATCGACGGCGAGTTCACCGGCGCGGCGGTCTCGCTCATGGCGGGCAAGCTGAAGGACTCGGCGACCGCCGCGCTCACCGAGTCGCTGCGTAGGCTCGCGGGGCTGTGCGCCTGA
- a CDS encoding cysteine hydrolase, which translates to MATKELLARLLAPASTALLTVECQQGVVGPDSALPELAAHARQSGALKQVARLVAGAHEAGVQVLHAVAERRPDGRGSGRNAPLFRAAERLPVQQYAGSRAVRVAEPVEVADEDIVVHRLHGLSPVSGTEVDALLRNLGCRTLIVAGVSANVAIPNAVFDAVNLGYTAVVPADAIAGVPADYTPAMIRHTLALVAAVTTTDDILGCFRAAGRVTPA; encoded by the coding sequence ATGGCGACGAAGGAACTCCTCGCACGGCTTCTCGCTCCCGCCTCCACGGCCCTGCTGACCGTCGAGTGCCAGCAGGGCGTGGTCGGCCCGGACAGCGCGCTGCCCGAACTCGCGGCGCACGCACGGCAGTCGGGGGCGCTCAAGCAGGTGGCGCGGCTCGTCGCGGGCGCGCACGAGGCGGGCGTCCAAGTGCTGCACGCGGTGGCCGAGCGGCGCCCGGACGGGCGGGGGTCCGGCCGCAACGCCCCCCTCTTCCGCGCCGCCGAACGACTGCCCGTGCAGCAGTACGCCGGCTCCCGCGCGGTGCGCGTCGCCGAGCCGGTCGAGGTCGCGGACGAGGACATCGTCGTACACCGGCTGCACGGTCTGTCGCCCGTGTCCGGCACGGAGGTGGACGCCCTGCTGCGCAATCTCGGCTGCCGCACCCTGATCGTGGCGGGCGTCTCGGCGAACGTGGCGATCCCCAACGCGGTCTTCGACGCCGTCAACCTCGGCTACACGGCCGTGGTCCCCGCCGACGCGATCGCGGGGGTGCCCGCCGACTACACCCCCGCGATGATCCGGCACACCCTGGCCCTGGTCGCCGCGGTGACCACCACCGACGACATCCTGGGCTGCTTCCGGGCGGCGGGCCGCGTCACGCCAGCCTGA
- a CDS encoding EamA family transporter, translating into MGPSTPLPVGRGLLYLAFAGFAWGTAGAAAALVFGASDLGPLALSFWRCAGGLVLLLGATALRRRPARPGVSAAPARPGVSAAALSAAPATPREPRRRRLLRVLGSGIGLMIFQSAYFAAVEATGLAVATVVTLGAGPVLIALGARLVLGERIGGPGVAAVAGALAGLAVLWVGNGGGTVRPAGVLLALVSAAGYAAITLLTRWLGREGGAGDPTATTAWAFAVSALCLLPFAAGEGLLPHTGEPVRVVVLLVYVAAVPTALAYALYFAGAAVVRSATVSVIMLLEPVSAAVIAVSVLGEHVTAATAAGTALLLLAVIGLAAAETRQAARDRRETVAL; encoded by the coding sequence ATGGGCCCCTCCACCCCGCTGCCCGTCGGGCGCGGGCTCCTCTACCTCGCCTTCGCCGGATTCGCCTGGGGCACGGCGGGCGCCGCCGCGGCCCTGGTCTTCGGCGCCAGCGACCTCGGACCGCTCGCCCTGTCCTTCTGGCGCTGCGCGGGAGGTCTTGTCCTGCTGCTCGGCGCGACGGCCCTGCGCCGGCGCCCCGCACGCCCCGGCGTGTCCGCCGCGCCCGCACGTCCCGGCGTGTCCGCCGCTGCCCTATCCGCCGCACCCGCGACCCCGCGCGAGCCCCGACGCCGTCGGCTCCTGCGTGTCCTCGGCAGCGGCATCGGCCTGATGATCTTCCAGAGCGCCTACTTCGCGGCGGTCGAGGCGACCGGTCTCGCCGTCGCGACCGTCGTGACGCTCGGCGCGGGCCCCGTCCTCATCGCGCTCGGCGCCCGCCTCGTCCTGGGCGAGCGGATCGGGGGGCCCGGCGTCGCGGCCGTCGCCGGGGCGCTCGCCGGGCTTGCCGTGCTGTGGGTGGGCAACGGCGGCGGCACGGTCAGGCCCGCCGGGGTCCTCCTCGCCCTGGTGTCGGCCGCGGGATACGCCGCCATCACCCTGCTGACCAGGTGGCTCGGCCGCGAGGGCGGCGCGGGGGACCCGACGGCGACCACGGCGTGGGCCTTCGCCGTGTCCGCGCTCTGCCTGCTGCCGTTCGCGGCCGGGGAGGGCCTGCTGCCGCACACCGGGGAGCCGGTGCGCGTCGTCGTCCTGCTTGTGTACGTGGCCGCCGTGCCGACCGCGCTCGCGTACGCCCTCTACTTCGCGGGAGCCGCCGTCGTCCGTTCCGCGACCGTCTCGGTGATCATGCTCCTGGAGCCGGTCAGCGCGGCCGTGATCGCCGTGTCGGTGCTCGGCGAACACGTCACCGCGGCCACGGCGGCGGGCACCGCGCTGCTGCTCCTCGCGGTGATCGGGCTGGCGGCGGCCGAGACGAGGCAGGCGGCGAGGGACCGCCGCGAGACGGTGGCGCTGTGA
- a CDS encoding Clp protease N-terminal domain-containing protein yields MPPAPHQAASPADIEGRLTAELASAVAGARRRALRDGDRQLDTAHLLHSLMESDPDVRAAFEGGPQVARVLGYLVQRSIGYGLRWQGSVEDSGAVPLITQPGWSPSALAALGHASRRAGARGDDRADGRDLLAALAADPGCRAVEVLDHAGVEAAWLTTRLDGPSRRP; encoded by the coding sequence ATTCCCCCAGCGCCCCACCAGGCAGCTTCCCCCGCAGACATCGAAGGCCGGCTCACCGCGGAGCTCGCCTCAGCGGTCGCGGGTGCCCGCAGGCGTGCGCTGCGCGACGGTGACCGGCAGCTGGACACCGCGCATCTGCTGCACTCGCTGATGGAGAGCGATCCCGATGTACGGGCGGCCTTCGAAGGCGGGCCCCAAGTCGCGCGCGTGCTGGGGTACTTGGTGCAGCGCAGCATTGGTTATGGGCTGCGCTGGCAGGGATCGGTGGAGGATTCGGGAGCGGTGCCGCTCATCACGCAGCCCGGCTGGTCGCCCAGCGCGCTCGCGGCCCTCGGCCACGCGTCGCGTCGCGCCGGGGCCAGGGGCGACGACCGGGCCGACGGGCGCGACCTGCTGGCGGCGCTCGCCGCGGACCCCGGGTGCCGGGCGGTCGAAGTCCTGGACCACGCGGGGGTGGAGGCCGCCTGGCTCACCACCCGCCTGGACGGCCCGAGCCGGCGGCCCTGA
- a CDS encoding EamA family transporter — protein MHASQGRSAGLGLALGSAFAFGGSGVAAKPLIEAGLDPLHVVWLRVTGAALVMLPVAWRHRALVLRRPALLAGFGLLAVAGVQACYFASLSRIPVGVALLVEYLAPALVLGWVRFVQRRPVTRAAAVGVVLAAAGLAGVVEIWSGLSFDALGLLLALGAACCQVGYFVLSDQGGADEEAPDPIGVIAYGLLVGSLLLTVLARPWGMKWSVLGADADMNGTPVPAALLLVWIVLIATVLAYVTGVISVRRLSPQVAGVVACLEAVIATVFAWVLLGEHLGTPQIAGGAVVLCGAFIAQSSTPRAPSGPIACGGPAGAEGELSAGRSAA, from the coding sequence ATGCACGCGTCTCAGGGGAGAAGCGCCGGCCTGGGGCTCGCCCTGGGGTCGGCCTTCGCATTCGGTGGTTCCGGTGTGGCGGCCAAGCCGCTCATCGAAGCGGGGCTCGACCCGCTGCACGTGGTGTGGCTGCGGGTGACCGGGGCCGCACTGGTGATGCTCCCGGTGGCCTGGCGCCACCGCGCCCTGGTGCTGCGCAGACCCGCCCTGCTCGCCGGATTCGGACTGCTGGCCGTCGCCGGGGTCCAGGCCTGCTACTTCGCCTCGCTCTCCCGCATACCCGTGGGCGTGGCCCTGCTCGTCGAATACCTCGCGCCCGCGCTCGTCCTCGGCTGGGTCCGGTTCGTGCAGCGCAGGCCCGTGACCCGGGCCGCCGCCGTCGGTGTGGTGCTCGCCGCCGCAGGCCTCGCGGGCGTCGTGGAGATCTGGTCCGGGCTGAGCTTCGACGCGCTCGGACTGCTGCTCGCCCTCGGCGCCGCGTGCTGCCAGGTCGGCTACTTCGTCCTGTCCGACCAGGGCGGCGCGGACGAGGAGGCGCCCGACCCCATCGGCGTCATCGCCTACGGCCTGCTCGTCGGCTCCCTCCTTCTGACCGTCCTCGCCCGGCCCTGGGGCATGAAGTGGTCCGTGCTGGGCGCCGACGCCGACATGAACGGCACCCCGGTTCCCGCCGCGCTGCTGCTGGTCTGGATCGTGCTGATCGCGACCGTGCTGGCGTACGTCACCGGCGTCATCTCCGTGCGCAGGCTCTCCCCGCAGGTGGCCGGTGTCGTCGCCTGTCTTGAGGCGGTGATCGCGACCGTCTTCGCCTGGGTCCTGCTCGGCGAGCACCTGGGCACGCCGCAGATCGCCGGTGGCGCGGTGGTGCTGTGCGGCGCCTTCATCGCCCAGTCCTCGACCCCCAGGGCGCCCTCGGGGCCGATCGCGTGCGGCGGGCCGGCCGGCGCCGAAGGGGAGTTGTCGGCCGGGCGCTCCGCCGCCTAG
- a CDS encoding PhzF family phenazine biosynthesis protein, whose protein sequence is MRIRIVDAFTARPFAGNPAGVLLLDAFPSDSWLQDVAREVNHAETAFAHPLPPGGDADWALRWFTPATEVDMCGHATLATAHVLRSTEALTTTVRFAARCGILTATAADDGAITLDFPTSPLTEEPVPDGLAEALGAAVVSVHDTSPDIGDLVVELPDEGAVRALAPDPRALGRHSARGIIATAAAEDPAAGYDFVSRCFFPNVGIDEDPVTGSAHTALAPFWSTRLGRTSLTGLQASPRSGLVRTEVRGARTLLTGHAVTVLDGELLTAP, encoded by the coding sequence ATGCGTATCCGAATCGTCGACGCCTTCACCGCCCGGCCCTTCGCCGGAAACCCCGCAGGGGTCCTCCTCCTGGACGCCTTTCCGTCGGACAGCTGGCTCCAGGACGTGGCCCGCGAGGTCAACCACGCCGAGACCGCCTTCGCCCACCCCCTGCCGCCCGGCGGCGACGCGGACTGGGCACTGCGCTGGTTCACCCCGGCCACCGAGGTCGACATGTGCGGACACGCCACTTTGGCCACCGCACACGTCCTGCGCTCCACCGAGGCCCTGACGACAACCGTCCGTTTCGCGGCACGCTGCGGCATCCTCACGGCCACCGCCGCCGACGACGGCGCGATCACGCTCGACTTCCCCACCTCCCCGCTGACAGAGGAGCCGGTTCCCGACGGCCTCGCCGAGGCGCTGGGCGCCGCGGTCGTCTCGGTCCACGACACGTCCCCCGACATCGGCGACCTCGTGGTCGAGCTGCCCGACGAGGGGGCCGTACGCGCCCTCGCGCCCGACCCGCGCGCCCTGGGCCGGCACTCCGCGCGAGGCATCATCGCCACGGCCGCCGCCGAAGATCCCGCCGCCGGCTACGACTTCGTCTCGCGCTGCTTCTTCCCCAACGTGGGCATCGACGAGGACCCCGTGACAGGCAGCGCCCACACCGCGCTCGCCCCGTTCTGGTCGACGCGCCTGGGCCGTACCTCGCTGACCGGCCTTCAGGCGTCGCCGCGCTCGGGCCTCGTCCGCACCGAGGTGCGCGGTGCCCGCACCCTGCTGACCGGGCACGCGGTCACCGTCCTTGACGGCGAACTCCTGACGGCACCATAA
- a CDS encoding pyridoxamine 5'-phosphate oxidase family protein, with protein sequence MTAAQRRGRRIMMTDEERDGFLAETRTCRVATVSPDGRPHVAPLWYVWQGGSLWLYSITRSRRWAQLGKDPRVAVVVDDGTEYGELRGVELSGSVVPVGEAPRTGLPCPELTEVERLFAAKNFGLEEMVHDGRHAWLRLTPDTIVSWDFRKLGGAFRR encoded by the coding sequence GTGACCGCCGCACAGCGCAGGGGTCGCCGGATCATGATGACAGACGAGGAGCGCGACGGCTTCCTCGCCGAGACGCGCACCTGCCGGGTCGCCACCGTCTCGCCCGACGGCAGGCCCCATGTCGCGCCGCTCTGGTACGTCTGGCAGGGCGGCTCGCTCTGGCTGTACTCGATCACGCGCAGCCGCCGCTGGGCGCAGCTCGGCAAGGACCCGCGCGTGGCGGTCGTGGTGGACGACGGCACGGAGTACGGGGAGCTGCGCGGCGTGGAGCTGAGCGGCAGCGTCGTCCCGGTCGGCGAGGCACCACGCACCGGTCTCCCGTGCCCCGAACTCACCGAAGTGGAGCGGCTGTTCGCGGCGAAGAACTTCGGCCTTGAGGAGATGGTCCACGACGGGCGGCACGCCTGGCTGCGCCTGACCCCGGACACCATCGTGTCCTGGGACTTCCGCAAGCTGGGGGGCGCGTTCCGGCGGTAG
- a CDS encoding SCO4226 family nickel-binding protein translates to MSRFMDVHHKMTGITADQLARAHRVDLATENEEGVHFEKAWADPASGTVYCLSQAPSADAVRRVHERAGHPADEVHPIPLMV, encoded by the coding sequence ATGTCCCGGTTCATGGACGTCCACCACAAAATGACGGGCATCACGGCCGACCAGCTGGCGCGGGCACACCGGGTCGACCTGGCCACCGAGAACGAGGAAGGCGTCCACTTCGAGAAGGCGTGGGCGGATCCGGCGTCGGGCACGGTGTACTGCCTGTCTCAGGCACCGTCGGCCGACGCGGTGCGGCGCGTCCACGAACGCGCGGGCCACCCGGCGGACGAAGTCCACCCGATCCCCCTGATGGTCTGA
- a CDS encoding aminotransferase class I/II-fold pyridoxal phosphate-dependent enzyme: MLGEYRITGRRASEIAESVELAVGAGELEPGQLLPPLRELATELGVNPNTVAAAYRLLRDRGVIETAGRRGSRVRPRPASSARDLIRVHVPDGVRDVADGNPDPALLPPLGDALAAAARDNARQPGRYLYGQEPVVEDLARLARAAFDEGGVPDGPIGVLSGSLDAIERVLTAHLKPGDAVAIEDPGWGAMLDLVPALGLRPEPMPLDDEGPLPQGLERAVAAGARAVVITCRAQNPTGAAVSAARARALREVLAAHPGVLLIEDDHGHGMVDLPLHPVAPATGHWAFVRSVAKAYGPDLRLALLTGDAVTLDRVRGRQRLGPGWVSRLLQGALVDLWTSGAVDPERVARSYRERREGLLRALRERGVAARGRSGFVVWVPVPDETGAVARLLHAGWAVAPGARFRMASEPGVRLTVSRLEPEDIGPLADAVAAAIGPGSGPRSRY; the protein is encoded by the coding sequence GTGCTAGGAGAATATCGGATCACAGGACGTCGCGCATCGGAGATTGCCGAGAGCGTGGAACTCGCGGTGGGCGCCGGTGAGCTCGAACCGGGTCAACTGCTGCCTCCGCTGCGGGAGTTGGCGACCGAACTCGGCGTCAATCCCAATACCGTCGCGGCCGCCTACCGGCTGCTGCGCGACCGGGGAGTGATCGAGACGGCGGGCCGGCGCGGCAGCCGGGTGAGGCCGAGGCCCGCGAGCAGCGCCCGCGACCTGATCCGGGTGCATGTGCCCGACGGCGTACGCGACGTCGCCGACGGCAACCCGGACCCGGCGCTGCTGCCGCCGCTCGGTGACGCGCTGGCCGCCGCCGCCCGCGACAACGCGCGACAGCCGGGCCGCTATCTGTACGGGCAGGAGCCCGTGGTCGAGGATCTGGCCCGCCTCGCTCGCGCCGCCTTCGACGAGGGCGGCGTGCCGGACGGGCCGATCGGCGTGCTCTCGGGTTCGCTCGACGCCATCGAGCGCGTGCTCACCGCGCACCTCAAACCCGGTGACGCGGTGGCGATCGAGGACCCCGGCTGGGGCGCGATGCTCGATCTCGTCCCCGCGCTCGGACTGCGGCCCGAACCCATGCCGCTCGACGACGAGGGCCCCCTGCCCCAAGGGCTCGAACGTGCCGTCGCGGCGGGCGCGCGGGCGGTGGTGATCACCTGCCGTGCCCAGAATCCGACCGGCGCGGCCGTGAGCGCGGCCCGCGCCCGGGCCCTGCGCGAGGTGCTGGCCGCCCACCCCGGCGTACTGCTCATCGAGGACGACCACGGCCACGGCATGGTGGATCTGCCCCTGCACCCGGTCGCCCCCGCGACCGGACACTGGGCGTTCGTGCGCTCCGTGGCCAAGGCCTACGGTCCCGATCTGCGGCTCGCGCTGCTCACCGGGGACGCCGTCACCCTGGACCGGGTGCGCGGCCGCCAGCGGCTGGGGCCCGGCTGGGTCAGCCGGCTGCTCCAGGGGGCCCTCGTCGATCTGTGGACGTCGGGCGCCGTCGATCCGGAGCGGGTCGCGCGCTCGTACCGCGAACGCCGTGAGGGCTTGCTGCGGGCGCTGCGCGAGCGCGGGGTCGCGGCGCGCGGCCGCAGCGGCTTCGTGGTGTGGGTGCCGGTGCCCGACGAGACGGGGGCGGTGGCCAGGCTGCTGCACGCCGGCTGGGCGGTGGCTCCCGGGGCCCGCTTCCGCATGGCGTCCGAGCCCGGGGTGCGGCTCACCGTGTCCCGTCTGGAGCCCGAGGACATCGGGCCCCTCGCCGACGCCGTCGCCGCCGCGATCGGGCCGGGTTCGGGCCCCCGTTCCCGCTACTGA
- a CDS encoding DMT family transporter, with translation MSTATPPRPSSASLAPHHAPASAPGPGAALDWRVRFAALSLIWGFSFLLIKVGTQGYAPFQVTFGRLLFGTLVLAAVMAVKRERLPRGRRTWLHLTVAALFLNAAPFSLFAYAELTIPSTLAGICNATSPLWGMALSLVALSEDRPTRRRVAGLGLGFLGVLTVLGAWQGFSGLDARGTAMALLASLCYPVGWIYVRRTLAGSGYSSLSLTGPQLGLATLQLALVTPLFAGLPRSFPLVPLLAVAALGALGTGLAVLLQYDLVTEVGPTTAQMVTYFIPVIATAAGVAVLGEHLSWNTPVGAAVVLAGAALTQSRPRARRGAQ, from the coding sequence ATGAGCACCGCCACGCCGCCTCGCCCCTCTTCCGCTTCCCTCGCCCCACACCACGCCCCGGCCTCGGCGCCGGGGCCTGGCGCCGCGCTTGACTGGCGCGTGCGGTTCGCCGCGCTCTCGCTGATCTGGGGCTTCAGCTTTCTCCTGATCAAGGTCGGCACCCAGGGCTACGCGCCGTTCCAGGTCACCTTCGGCCGGCTCCTCTTCGGCACCCTGGTGCTCGCCGCGGTGATGGCCGTCAAGCGCGAACGGCTGCCGCGCGGGCGCCGGACCTGGCTGCATCTGACGGTGGCGGCGCTGTTCCTGAACGCCGCGCCCTTCTCCCTGTTCGCGTACGCGGAGCTCACGATCCCCTCGACCCTGGCCGGCATCTGCAACGCCACCTCGCCCCTGTGGGGCATGGCCCTTTCCCTGGTCGCGCTCTCCGAGGACCGTCCGACCCGCCGCCGGGTCGCGGGCCTCGGCCTCGGCTTCCTCGGGGTGCTCACGGTCCTCGGCGCCTGGCAGGGCTTCAGCGGTCTGGACGCGCGCGGCACGGCGATGGCGCTGCTCGCCTCGCTCTGCTACCCGGTCGGCTGGATCTATGTGCGCCGCACCCTGGCGGGCAGCGGATACTCCAGCCTGTCCCTGACGGGACCCCAGCTCGGTCTCGCCACGCTCCAACTCGCCCTGGTCACCCCGCTGTTCGCGGGCCTCCCGAGGTCCTTCCCGCTCGTGCCGCTGCTCGCGGTCGCGGCCCTCGGCGCGCTCGGCACGGGGCTCGCGGTGCTCCTCCAGTACGACCTGGTCACCGAAGTCGGTCCGACCACGGCGCAGATGGTCACCTACTTCATCCCGGTGATCGCCACCGCCGCGGGCGTCGCGGTCCTCGGTGAACACCTCAGCTGGAACACCCCCGTCGGCGCGGCCGTCGTCCTGGCGGGCGCGGCCCTGACCCAGAGCCGGCCGCGCGCGCGGCGAGGGGCTCAGTAG
- a CDS encoding LysR family transcriptional regulator, translated as MLNLERLRTLDAVARHGSVGGAADTLHVTTSAVSQQLAKLEREAGQPLLAKNGRGVRLTDAGRLLAEHAARILSQVQVAQAELEEQRGRVVGELRIAGFATAARGLFPAALAALRAAHPDLAVRSEEQEAEESVGGVLLGDLDLALVLDWYNKPLPLPPGLAKRAVLDDLADVAVPANHPLAGRDAVGLEEFAEDEWITWPEGEFCYEWLMFTLRGKGIEPRVAHVAREHATQLALVEAGLGVSVAPRLGRGPVPDGVRVVPVRDAMSRHVYAVWRADADRRPSIRAAVDALVAAGERLT; from the coding sequence ATGTTGAATCTGGAGCGCCTGCGCACCCTCGACGCGGTGGCCCGGCACGGCTCGGTGGGCGGCGCCGCCGACACCCTGCACGTGACCACGTCGGCCGTCTCCCAGCAACTCGCCAAGCTGGAGCGCGAGGCGGGCCAGCCGCTGCTCGCGAAGAACGGGCGCGGGGTGCGCCTCACCGACGCCGGCCGGCTGCTGGCCGAGCACGCCGCCCGTATCCTCTCGCAAGTGCAGGTGGCGCAGGCCGAGTTGGAGGAGCAGCGCGGCCGGGTCGTCGGCGAGCTCAGGATCGCCGGCTTCGCCACCGCCGCCCGTGGCCTCTTTCCCGCCGCCCTCGCCGCGCTGCGCGCCGCACACCCCGATCTCGCCGTCCGCTCCGAGGAGCAGGAGGCCGAGGAGTCGGTGGGGGGCGTGCTCCTGGGCGACCTCGACCTCGCGCTCGTCCTTGACTGGTACAACAAGCCGCTCCCGCTGCCCCCCGGGCTCGCCAAGCGGGCGGTCCTCGACGACCTCGCGGACGTCGCCGTACCCGCGAACCATCCGCTCGCCGGGCGCGACGCGGTGGGCCTCGAAGAGTTCGCCGAGGACGAGTGGATCACCTGGCCCGAGGGCGAGTTCTGCTACGAGTGGCTGATGTTCACGCTGCGCGGCAAGGGCATCGAGCCGAGAGTCGCGCATGTGGCCCGCGAACACGCGACGCAACTCGCCCTGGTGGAAGCCGGGTTGGGGGTCAGTGTCGCGCCGCGTCTGGGCCGGGGCCCCGTGCCCGACGGGGTGCGCGTGGTGCCCGTACGGGACGCCATGAGCCGGCATGTGTACGCGGTCTGGCGCGCCGACGCCGACCGCAGGCCCTCGATCAGGGCGGCGGTGGACGCGCTGGTCGCGGCGGGGGAGCGGCTGACCTGA